In the genome of Podarcis raffonei isolate rPodRaf1 chromosome 17, rPodRaf1.pri, whole genome shotgun sequence, one region contains:
- the LOC128404958 gene encoding tumor necrosis factor receptor superfamily member 1A-like isoform X1 yields MALLELLPVLVAMINLSLIQTYTGEPLIPDDQPIPASVVDTDALIHSSGIQKRELECSEGYYRHPDETHCCLKCPRGTYTAQHCLNGEETSKCSVCPEGSFMPEYHFSERCLGCLQCRRTFGQIEVSKCTSENDTVCGCGGDQYQSSHSLDFMCKSCSDCPEGRIQQPCTKFSDTVCESAAMDFFSQNQRLPMKQLQSARLPDRQRHRAQKRKFFKFPYRPLSK; encoded by the exons ATGGCTCTGTTGGAGCTGCTCCCAGTTTTAGTGGCAATG aTCAACTTGAGCCTCATTCAGACATACACAGGGGAACCCCTCATTCCTGATGATCAACCTATCCCTGCATCAGTTGTGGATACGGATGCCCTCATCCACTCCAGTGGTATACAAAAGAGGGAGCTGGAATGCTCAGAAGGATACTATCGTCACCCGGACGAAACCCACTGCTGCCTTAAATGCCCCAGAG GAACTTACACTGCACAACACTGTTTAAACGGGGAGGAGACATCTAAGTGCTCAGTCTGCCCTGAGGGTTCCTTCATGCCGGAATATCATTTCTCTGAAAGGTGTCTCGGATGCCTTCAGTGCCGTAGAA CCTTTGGACAAATAGAAGTCTCCAAATGCACCAGTGAGAACGACACAGTTTGCGGTTGTGGCGGTGATCAATATCAAAGTAGCCACAGTCTTGACTTTATGTGCAAGAGCTGCAGTGACTGTCCCGAGGGAAGAATCCAGCAACCTT GTACTAAATTCAGTGACACAGTATGTGAGAGTGCCGCCATGGATTTTTTCTCCCAAAATCAAAGGCTACCCATGAAGCAG TTGCAGTCAGCCAGATTGCCAGACAGACAGCGACATCGGGCTCAGAAACGAAAATTCTTCAA ATTCCCTTATCGGCCTCTTAGTAAATAG
- the LOC128404958 gene encoding tumor necrosis factor receptor superfamily member 1A-like isoform X2, whose translation MALLELLPVLVAMINLSLIQTYTGEPLIPDDQPIPASVVDTDALIHSSGIQKRELECSEGYYRHPDETHCCLKCPRGTYTAQHCLNGEETSKCSVCPEGSFMPEYHFSERCLGCLQCRRTFGQIEVSKCTSENDTVCGCGGDQYQSSHSLDFMCKSCSDCPEGRIQQPCTKFSDTVCESAAMDFFSQNQRLPMKQSARLPDRQRHRAQKRKFFKFPYRPLSK comes from the exons ATGGCTCTGTTGGAGCTGCTCCCAGTTTTAGTGGCAATG aTCAACTTGAGCCTCATTCAGACATACACAGGGGAACCCCTCATTCCTGATGATCAACCTATCCCTGCATCAGTTGTGGATACGGATGCCCTCATCCACTCCAGTGGTATACAAAAGAGGGAGCTGGAATGCTCAGAAGGATACTATCGTCACCCGGACGAAACCCACTGCTGCCTTAAATGCCCCAGAG GAACTTACACTGCACAACACTGTTTAAACGGGGAGGAGACATCTAAGTGCTCAGTCTGCCCTGAGGGTTCCTTCATGCCGGAATATCATTTCTCTGAAAGGTGTCTCGGATGCCTTCAGTGCCGTAGAA CCTTTGGACAAATAGAAGTCTCCAAATGCACCAGTGAGAACGACACAGTTTGCGGTTGTGGCGGTGATCAATATCAAAGTAGCCACAGTCTTGACTTTATGTGCAAGAGCTGCAGTGACTGTCCCGAGGGAAGAATCCAGCAACCTT GTACTAAATTCAGTGACACAGTATGTGAGAGTGCCGCCATGGATTTTTTCTCCCAAAATCAAAGGCTACCCATGAAGCAG TCAGCCAGATTGCCAGACAGACAGCGACATCGGGCTCAGAAACGAAAATTCTTCAA ATTCCCTTATCGGCCTCTTAGTAAATAG
- the LOC128404958 gene encoding tumor necrosis factor receptor superfamily member 1A-like isoform X3, whose product MALLELLPVLVAMINLSLIQTYTGEPLIPDDQPIPASVVDTDALIHSSGIQKRELECSEGYYRHPDETHCCLKCPRGTYTAQHCLNGEETSKCSVCPEGSFMPEYHFSERCLGCLQCRRTFGQIEVSKCTSENDTVCGCGGDQYQSSHSLDFMCKSCSDCPEGRIQQPFSQIARQTATSGSETKILQIPLSAS is encoded by the exons ATGGCTCTGTTGGAGCTGCTCCCAGTTTTAGTGGCAATG aTCAACTTGAGCCTCATTCAGACATACACAGGGGAACCCCTCATTCCTGATGATCAACCTATCCCTGCATCAGTTGTGGATACGGATGCCCTCATCCACTCCAGTGGTATACAAAAGAGGGAGCTGGAATGCTCAGAAGGATACTATCGTCACCCGGACGAAACCCACTGCTGCCTTAAATGCCCCAGAG GAACTTACACTGCACAACACTGTTTAAACGGGGAGGAGACATCTAAGTGCTCAGTCTGCCCTGAGGGTTCCTTCATGCCGGAATATCATTTCTCTGAAAGGTGTCTCGGATGCCTTCAGTGCCGTAGAA CCTTTGGACAAATAGAAGTCTCCAAATGCACCAGTGAGAACGACACAGTTTGCGGTTGTGGCGGTGATCAATATCAAAGTAGCCACAGTCTTGACTTTATGTGCAAGAGCTGCAGTGACTGTCCCGAGGGAAGAATCCAGCAACCTT TCAGCCAGATTGCCAGACAGACAGCGACATCGGGCTCAGAAACGAAAATTCTTCAA ATTCCCTTATCGGCCTCTTAG